A single window of Luteipulveratus halotolerans DNA harbors:
- a CDS encoding sigma-70 family RNA polymerase sigma factor, translating to MNETDWLATQFEQHRPRLRAVAYRMLGSMAEADDAVQDAWLRVSRADADDVDNVAGWLTTIVARVSLNMLRSRDRRRETSYERAPEPVAEQTPEQEAVMADSVGLALLVVLDTLTPPERLAFVLHDTFGVPFDEIAPLVGRTPTAARQLASRARRRVRGGASAVREPDVARQRRVVDAYLAATRDGDFEALVRLLHPDVELYADAAALPTGRAVVIRGAEPVARGAMASSGRARFTGPALVAGAVGLVMAPQGRLFVALAFAFDGDLIARIDVIGDADRLRDLDLAVLD from the coding sequence ATGAACGAGACCGACTGGCTCGCCACGCAGTTCGAGCAGCACCGACCACGGCTGCGGGCCGTGGCCTATCGGATGCTCGGTTCGATGGCCGAGGCGGACGACGCTGTGCAGGACGCGTGGCTGCGGGTCAGCCGGGCCGACGCCGACGACGTCGACAACGTGGCCGGCTGGCTGACCACGATCGTGGCGCGGGTGAGCCTCAACATGCTGCGCTCACGCGACCGACGGCGCGAGACGTCGTACGAGCGCGCACCCGAGCCCGTCGCCGAGCAGACGCCCGAGCAGGAGGCCGTCATGGCCGACTCGGTCGGACTGGCCCTGCTCGTCGTGCTCGACACGCTCACGCCCCCGGAGCGGCTCGCGTTCGTGCTGCACGACACGTTCGGGGTGCCGTTCGACGAGATCGCACCGCTGGTCGGGCGGACGCCGACCGCAGCCCGCCAGCTGGCGTCGCGCGCCCGGCGTCGCGTCCGCGGCGGTGCGAGTGCGGTACGCGAGCCCGACGTCGCCCGCCAACGACGGGTCGTCGACGCCTACCTCGCGGCGACGCGGGACGGTGACTTCGAGGCACTCGTACGGCTGCTGCATCCCGACGTCGAGCTGTACGCCGACGCTGCCGCCCTCCCGACCGGCCGCGCCGTGGTGATCCGCGGCGCCGAACCCGTCGCGCGCGGGGCGATGGCGTCGTCCGGGCGGGCGCGATTCACCGGGCCGGCGCTCGTCGCCGGGGCCGTCGGGCTGGTGATGGCACCGCAGGGTCGGCTGTTCGTGGCGCTGGCGTTCGCGTTCGACGGCGATCTGATCGCGCGCATCGACGTGATCGGGGACGCCGACCGGCTGCGCGACCTCGACCTCGCGGTGCTCGACTGA
- a CDS encoding DUF6069 family protein encodes MSSFTATQTAATPVTGVRTSYRALVGAGLAATVTAALATTLVAAAGSAAGISLDVAGEPIPVPGFGVMTAIFSVVGILIAVAFARFAFRSRTAFVRTTVALTALSFGPDLAADAGSATKALLMTTHVVAAAIVIPAIARRLTD; translated from the coding sequence ATGAGCTCGTTCACCGCAACCCAGACCGCCGCGACGCCCGTGACCGGCGTCCGTACCTCCTACCGCGCCCTCGTCGGCGCCGGCCTCGCCGCCACCGTGACGGCAGCGCTTGCCACCACGCTCGTCGCCGCTGCGGGGAGCGCAGCGGGCATCAGCCTGGACGTCGCCGGCGAGCCGATCCCGGTGCCCGGTTTCGGCGTGATGACCGCGATCTTCTCGGTCGTCGGGATCCTGATCGCGGTGGCGTTCGCGCGCTTCGCGTTCCGGTCACGGACGGCGTTCGTGCGGACGACGGTCGCGCTCACCGCCCTGTCGTTCGGCCCCGACCTCGCTGCTGACGCCGGGTCGGCCACGAAGGCGCTGCTGATGACGACGCACGTCGTCGCGGCCGCGATCGTGATCCCGGCCATCGCCCGCCGCCTCACCGACTGA
- a CDS encoding MarR family winged helix-turn-helix transcriptional regulator, whose translation MHTTKPTPVGLWLSMMGIVMDHKWYFAERFEQKLPVPYSRYRALRRVEQQPRSQRELAAAMGVDAPAMTVIVNDLVKHGLATREPHPDDGRVKLVTATAAGLAWLDDVRSLEDGAPPLMDVLTRDERRELARLLDKLQAGQAGGLS comes from the coding sequence ATGCACACAACCAAACCCACTCCGGTCGGTCTGTGGCTGTCGATGATGGGCATCGTCATGGACCACAAGTGGTACTTCGCCGAGCGGTTCGAGCAGAAGCTGCCCGTCCCGTACAGCCGCTACCGCGCGCTCCGTCGCGTCGAGCAGCAGCCGCGCAGCCAGCGCGAGCTCGCCGCGGCGATGGGCGTCGACGCGCCCGCGATGACCGTGATCGTCAACGACCTGGTCAAGCACGGCCTCGCCACCCGCGAGCCCCATCCCGACGACGGCCGGGTCAAGCTCGTCACCGCGACCGCTGCCGGCCTCGCCTGGCTGGACGACGTGCGCTCGCTCGAGGACGGCGCCCCGCCGCTCATGGACGTGCTCACCCGTGACGAACGCCGCGAGCTCGCACGGCTGCTCGACAAGCTGCAGGCCGGTCAGGCGGGTGGGCTGTCGTGA
- a CDS encoding VOC family protein, translated as MSDHPFVRQVVLDCPDPRVLGDFYCALLGYTYRAGDVEPTPDEDWLVIRPAGDEDGSSGRGMALQKVDDYDPPVWSPEPGFDGGTRQRQMLHLDMTAPDLPSLTRQRDRALELGARLLYDRSDDEDEPLYVFADPADHPFCIFIG; from the coding sequence ATGAGCGACCACCCGTTCGTCCGGCAGGTCGTGCTCGACTGCCCCGACCCGAGAGTGCTCGGCGACTTCTACTGCGCACTGCTCGGCTACACCTACCGCGCCGGCGACGTCGAGCCGACGCCCGACGAGGACTGGCTGGTCATCCGCCCCGCCGGTGACGAGGACGGGTCGAGCGGGCGTGGGATGGCGCTGCAGAAGGTCGACGACTACGACCCGCCCGTGTGGTCGCCGGAGCCCGGCTTCGACGGCGGGACCCGCCAGCGTCAGATGCTCCACCTCGACATGACGGCGCCGGACCTCCCGTCGCTGACGCGGCAGCGCGACCGGGCGCTCGAGCTCGGCGCACGACTGCTGTACGACCGGTCGGACGACGAGGACGAGCCGCTCTACGTGTTCGCCGACCCGGCCGACCACCCGTTCTGCATCTTCATCGGCTGA
- a CDS encoding SDR family oxidoreductase — protein MTAPILLTGGTGTLGSLVLPRLRAHGYDVRVLSRRPRDPQDGVEYVTGDLSTGEGVEAAVDGLETIVHLAGTAKGDDVKARNLVRAALRVGRPHLAYISVVGADRVPVESFIDRGAFGYFKAKRDAELIIAESGLPWSTLRATQFHQSMIAMFDAMTKMPVVPTFSGVQFQPVDASEVADRLVEVALGEPAGLVPEVAGPQAYPMKQLLRAYLSAKGKHRLTMPIRLPGKAFRAHRAGANLNLERAVGVRTWERALADPR, from the coding sequence ATGACCGCACCGATCCTGCTCACCGGAGGCACCGGCACGCTCGGGAGCCTCGTCCTGCCGCGACTGCGTGCCCACGGGTACGACGTCCGCGTCCTCTCGCGACGGCCGCGCGATCCGCAGGACGGCGTCGAGTACGTCACGGGCGACCTCTCCACGGGCGAGGGTGTCGAGGCCGCGGTCGACGGCCTCGAGACCATCGTGCACCTCGCGGGGACCGCCAAGGGTGATGACGTGAAGGCGCGCAACCTCGTACGTGCCGCCTTGCGCGTCGGGCGACCGCACCTGGCGTACATCTCGGTCGTCGGTGCCGACCGGGTGCCGGTCGAGAGCTTCATAGACCGTGGGGCGTTCGGCTACTTCAAGGCCAAGCGCGATGCCGAGCTCATCATCGCTGAGTCGGGCCTGCCGTGGTCGACCCTGCGCGCGACGCAGTTCCACCAGTCGATGATCGCGATGTTCGACGCCATGACGAAAATGCCTGTGGTTCCGACGTTCTCGGGCGTCCAGTTCCAGCCGGTCGATGCATCGGAGGTGGCCGACCGACTGGTCGAGGTCGCCCTCGGCGAGCCGGCCGGACTCGTACCCGAGGTGGCCGGCCCGCAGGCGTACCCCATGAAGCAGCTACTTCGCGCGTACCTGAGCGCGAAGGGCAAGCACCGCCTCACGATGCCGATCCGCCTGCCCGGCAAGGCCTTTCGAGCCCACCGGGCAGGCGCCAACCTCAACCTGGAGCGCGCTGTCGGCGTACGCACCTGGGAGCGGGCGTTGGCCGACCCCCGGTGA